The genomic stretch CGGCCCGCGCCAGGCACGGGGCGGACCCGTCCACGAGCTTCGAGGTCGCTGAGCGGTCCAGCCGAACGGCGGACTACGCGGTGGCCAGCGGCATTTTTAACGTTTCACAGCAGACTCCGCGTGAAGCCTGGGAAAACTATATTGCCGAGGTGCTTCGCAGTATGGATGCCTGCTCTATCAAAGGCTTCGCGTTCAACTGCCTGACCAGTTACTCCGATGCGCCCTTCATGCGTGACTACCTGTATTACGGCGATCCGTGCTTTTACTTTGACCTGTGCAAAAGAACCTACTCCAGGCAGGTGGCACTCTTGCATGACTATGGCTTGTACGAATTCACCCTGCTCGTGCGCAAGGCCCCGTGACCTGCCATTCGACTTCCCTGTTTCCTGGAGACATCCATGCTCAAGAAAGGCTCTACTTCCGTCACCCAATCCAGCGACAGCCAGCTTGAAGCGCGTGAGCGCCTTTGGCAGTCCTTCGCCAACGCGCCGCTCGATGATGCCGAGAAAGAGCGCAATCTCGGCCTGTTCATCCGTTCGGCTTCCCTTGCGCGGATGTTGGCGATTTCCGACCTGTATCGCGAGATTGTCCCGCTGCCTGGTTCGGTGCTGGATTTCGGTACCTGGCGTGGTCAGAACGCGGTGCTATGCGAAAACCTGCGTGCCATCTTCGAGCCTTTCAACAAGCAGCGTCGGGTAGCGGCGTTCGATACCTTCGCCGGCTACAAGTCCCACGCCAGCGACAGCAAGGTCGACAACGAGCATTTCCAGGACGGTTGTTACGATACTGGCAGCGGCTATGCCGATTACCTGCGCCATTTGCTCGCTGTGCATGAAAGCATCAATGCGCTGCCGCAGGTTTCCAGCGGCCACCAGGTGGTCGAGGGCGACATCAAGGATACCTTGCCGCGTTTCATCGAGGAAAACCGCAATCTGCTTGTGGCGCTGGCCTTCTTCGACATGAACCTGGAAGGGCCGACCCGCTTTGCCCTGGAGCAGATTCTGCCGCGCTGCGTACCGGGTTCGCAGCTGGCGTTCTTCCAGTTGCAGCGTGACTTCCTGCCGGGCGAGGGCTACGCCTATGTGGCCGAAGTGCTGGGCAAGGTACGTCATGAGATCAAGCGCTCGCAGACATACCCGTCCCTGTGCATCGTCAAGTTGCTGTAAGGGGGGCGAGCCATGTTTCTAATCATTGGTAACGGTATGGTTGGCCTGGCGATCGCTGCAGGTCTTTCCCGTTCGGTACCGGCCGAGCGCATTACTGTGGTGGGCCCGATATCGCGACCCTACAGCGCGTCGATGGCCGCCGCCGCCATGCTCAACTCGTTCGCCGAACTTGAGCCGGGTGCACTGGACCAGCCGCGCGATCGCCTCAAG from Pseudomonas putida encodes the following:
- a CDS encoding methyltransferase yields the protein MSTTILREVEQYYSSRIREHGATPEGVDWNGSASQHLRFEQLLKLVPQQEWQQGFSLVDVGCGYGALLEWLRERGAAVDYHGYDLSAEMIASARARHGADPSTSFEVAERSSRTADYAVASGIFNVSQQTPREAWENYIAEVLRSMDACSIKGFAFNCLTSYSDAPFMRDYLYYGDPCFYFDLCKRTYSRQVALLHDYGLYEFTLLVRKAP